A single region of the Nocardioides sp. W7 genome encodes:
- the deoC gene encoding deoxyribose-phosphate aldolase: MTTPSPTPAEVARAIDHTLLKPEATRADVEALVVEAAELGTYSVCVSPSMLPVAVPAGSDLLVAAVCGFPSGKHTSAVKAAEAAGAVREGADEIDMVIDVGAAREGRYDDVRADVAAVRAAVPAPTVLKVIIESAALDDEQIVGVCRAAAAAGADFVKTSTGFHPAGGASEHAVRLMAETVGPAVQVKASGGVRTLEQARAMMAAGASRLGVSGSRQLLAGDGAAPSGY; encoded by the coding sequence GTGACCACCCCTTCCCCGACGCCCGCCGAGGTCGCCCGCGCGATCGACCACACCCTGCTCAAGCCGGAGGCCACCCGCGCCGACGTCGAGGCGCTGGTCGTCGAGGCCGCCGAGCTCGGGACGTACTCCGTCTGTGTCTCCCCCTCGATGCTCCCGGTGGCGGTGCCCGCCGGCAGCGACCTGTTGGTCGCGGCGGTCTGCGGCTTCCCCAGCGGCAAGCACACCTCTGCCGTCAAGGCCGCCGAGGCCGCCGGCGCCGTCCGCGAAGGGGCCGACGAGATCGACATGGTCATCGACGTCGGTGCCGCCCGCGAGGGTCGGTACGACGACGTCCGCGCCGACGTCGCGGCCGTCCGCGCCGCCGTCCCCGCGCCGACGGTGCTGAAGGTGATCATCGAGTCCGCCGCCCTCGACGACGAGCAGATCGTCGGCGTGTGCCGGGCCGCGGCCGCGGCCGGCGCCGACTTCGTCAAGACCTCGACCGGCTTCCACCCGGCCGGCGGCGCCTCCGAGCACGCCGTGCGGCTGATGGCCGAGACCGTCGGTCCGGCCGTGCAGGTGAAGGCGTCCGGCGGGGTCCGCACCCTGGAGCAGGCCCGCGCCATGATGGCCGCCGGTGCCAGCCGGCTCGGTGTCTCGGGCAGCCGCCAGCTGCTGGCCGGCGACGGGGCCGCGCCTTCCGGCTACTGA
- a CDS encoding WXG100 family type VII secretion target: MSEKHFTLDIDPEGLRSAATKLGNLAETLGGQATKVTGTPGEIANRWTGTAATDIQHEMTALGAHLTSFQTAMAELPEALRSLATDYDDALERLPELNQKWEQAEQDYQDAVTAAGTALTQGREDATGDDGKVPEADASDLRRARDNAVSGAADTRQTTQHNLEVDFGYLKQWLGQQTRALGTALRDSGPLDVSDSQIEAWRSGEGPQLDRSPLFSSLILSRQRDIELVTPDVEEAVDALNDALDEGDQDAVNDALDAIAEHADDPVWSEALARALGPGGMQDLYLKIDDGLKNSDLYIEEIWPHLSGFNETVANGVSQLPDDDFADYLNEWMKEDYGPKMWALLASADAADGRINAAAMAHQSEIYNSSLSDGGLGMPGLFPQVFNYAYPDTDQMEQWADRSSGDDLARILENCSPEEIQEIMFRMHNVQTPGGTMNEDDYQLIADLWGETIQAMQDRFHAAQADGKSYDLAPLIEALKARNANAGQPPYDDMLDGLTEQIVNDPALMVQLLADAEDSRIKPSDLKDVIGDSGVKVKDIIESIINHQLSQGDDPEAVAANIGLLLRADDILGEDFKWDGVVKSVVKDALGALGKAAGPVLGVLDAVLSEIERIEELDQAWDSAAEKNAAQELLAFSLYVQAYGVPEGFDEFVVANNGSVPDHQLVNRFLDEMRRHPGADWEKMRLLITTIDETRDEQ, translated from the coding sequence GTGAGCGAGAAGCACTTCACCCTCGACATCGATCCCGAAGGCCTGCGCAGCGCCGCCACGAAGCTCGGCAACCTGGCCGAGACCCTGGGAGGTCAGGCCACCAAGGTGACCGGCACCCCCGGCGAGATCGCCAACCGCTGGACCGGCACCGCGGCCACCGACATCCAGCACGAGATGACGGCGCTGGGCGCCCACCTGACCAGCTTCCAGACCGCCATGGCCGAGCTGCCCGAGGCGCTCCGATCGCTCGCCACGGACTACGACGACGCCCTGGAGCGGCTGCCCGAGCTCAACCAGAAGTGGGAGCAGGCCGAGCAGGACTACCAGGACGCCGTGACCGCGGCCGGCACCGCGCTGACCCAGGGCCGCGAGGACGCCACGGGCGACGACGGCAAGGTCCCCGAGGCGGACGCGTCCGACCTCCGCCGGGCCCGCGACAACGCCGTCTCCGGCGCCGCGGACACCCGGCAGACCACCCAGCACAACCTGGAGGTCGACTTCGGCTACCTCAAGCAGTGGCTCGGTCAGCAGACCCGGGCCCTCGGCACCGCACTGCGTGACTCCGGTCCGCTCGACGTCAGCGACTCCCAGATCGAGGCGTGGCGCAGCGGGGAAGGCCCCCAGCTCGACCGCTCCCCCCTGTTCAGCTCGCTGATCCTGAGCCGGCAGCGCGACATCGAGCTGGTCACTCCCGACGTCGAGGAGGCCGTGGACGCTCTCAACGACGCCCTCGACGAGGGGGACCAGGACGCGGTCAACGACGCCCTGGACGCCATCGCCGAGCATGCCGACGACCCGGTCTGGTCCGAGGCCCTCGCCCGCGCGCTTGGCCCCGGCGGCATGCAGGACCTCTACCTCAAGATCGACGACGGCCTGAAGAACAGCGACCTCTACATCGAGGAGATCTGGCCGCACCTCTCCGGCTTCAACGAGACGGTGGCCAACGGCGTCAGCCAGCTGCCCGACGACGACTTCGCCGACTACCTCAACGAGTGGATGAAGGAGGACTACGGCCCCAAGATGTGGGCCCTGCTCGCCTCCGCCGATGCCGCCGACGGGCGCATCAACGCCGCCGCCATGGCCCACCAGTCCGAGATCTACAACTCCTCGCTCAGCGACGGCGGCCTCGGCATGCCGGGGCTGTTCCCGCAGGTGTTCAACTACGCCTACCCGGACACCGACCAGATGGAGCAGTGGGCCGACCGCTCCTCCGGTGACGACCTGGCCCGGATCCTGGAGAACTGCTCGCCGGAGGAGATCCAGGAGATCATGTTCCGGATGCACAACGTGCAGACGCCGGGCGGCACCATGAACGAGGACGACTATCAGCTCATCGCCGACCTGTGGGGCGAGACGATCCAGGCGATGCAGGACCGCTTCCACGCCGCGCAGGCCGACGGGAAGAGCTACGACCTGGCTCCCCTCATCGAGGCGCTGAAGGCCCGCAACGCCAACGCCGGCCAACCGCCCTACGACGACATGCTGGACGGCCTCACCGAGCAGATCGTCAACGATCCTGCCCTGATGGTCCAGCTCCTCGCCGACGCCGAGGACAGCCGGATCAAGCCCAGCGACCTCAAGGACGTCATCGGGGACTCCGGCGTCAAGGTCAAGGACATCATCGAGAGCATCATCAACCACCAGCTCAGCCAGGGCGACGACCCCGAGGCGGTGGCCGCGAACATCGGCCTGCTGCTGCGCGCCGACGACATCCTCGGCGAGGACTTCAAGTGGGACGGGGTCGTGAAGTCGGTCGTCAAGGACGCCCTCGGGGCGCTCGGCAAGGCGGCCGGGCCGGTGCTCGGCGTCCTGGACGCGGTGCTCTCGGAGATCGAGCGAATCGAGGAGCTGGACCAGGCCTGGGACTCGGCAGCGGAGAAGAACGCCGCCCAGGAGCTGCTGGCCTTCTCGCTCTACGTCCAGGCCTACGGCGTCCCGGAGGGCTTCGACGAGTTCGTGGTCGCCAACAACGGCAGCGTCCCCGACCACCAGCTGGTCAACCGGTTCCTCGACGAGATGCGCAGGCACCCCGGGGCGGACTGGGAGAAGATGCGCCTGCTCATCACCACGATCGACGAGACCCGGGACGAGCAGTGA
- a CDS encoding ATP-binding protein: protein MRARVIVLAGPSGAGKSRLAERIGLPVLRLDDFYKSAGDPTLPVISEGANTGIVDWDDPASWLLDDAMATLDELCRSGRADVPIYDIAHDGRCGSRVLDLAGSPLFVAEGIFAQEVVPHAREADLLAAAYCVRQHPVLTFWRRLTRDLREHRKPPLVLVRRGLALLRDQRRVVGHAVALGCVPVTGDEAYAASRELARSALPR, encoded by the coding sequence GTGCGCGCGCGGGTGATCGTCCTCGCCGGACCCTCCGGGGCCGGCAAGTCCCGCCTCGCCGAACGCATCGGGCTGCCGGTGCTGCGCCTCGACGACTTCTACAAGAGCGCCGGCGACCCCACGCTGCCCGTCATCAGCGAGGGCGCGAACACCGGGATCGTCGACTGGGACGATCCGGCCTCCTGGCTCCTCGACGACGCCATGGCCACGCTCGACGAGCTGTGTCGCTCCGGCCGCGCGGACGTGCCGATCTACGACATCGCCCACGACGGCCGCTGCGGGTCGCGGGTGCTCGACCTCGCGGGCAGCCCGCTGTTCGTGGCGGAGGGGATCTTCGCCCAGGAGGTCGTGCCGCACGCGCGCGAGGCCGACCTGCTGGCCGCGGCGTACTGCGTGCGCCAGCATCCCGTGCTGACCTTCTGGCGACGGCTCACCCGCGACCTGCGCGAGCACCGCAAGCCTCCGCTGGTGCTCGTACGCCGCGGCCTCGCCCTGCTGCGCGACCAGCGCCGGGTCGTCGGGCACGCCGTCGCCCTGGGCTGTGTGCCGGTCACCGGCGACGAGGCGTACGCCGCCAGCCGCGAGCTGGCCCGCTCCGCCCTCCCGCGCTAG
- a CDS encoding DUF3592 domain-containing protein, with product MTVHPGPSIVLLVGVLLLLAGAAAMAARGLRQRRTAVQLGERAVAATAVVLELSAKDVSIAGDPTTLYYPRVRFTSEGGEVVEAECLTGVEPPLPHAGDVVEVRYDPEHPTDVEIAGVDPLVSAGRSSFVIARGLVVVALALPVAWLLLALFVWE from the coding sequence GTGACCGTCCACCCGGGGCCGAGCATCGTCCTGCTCGTGGGCGTCCTGCTGCTGCTCGCCGGCGCGGCGGCGATGGCGGCCCGCGGGCTGCGGCAGCGGCGTACGGCGGTGCAGCTCGGCGAGCGGGCCGTCGCGGCGACGGCGGTGGTGCTGGAGCTGTCCGCCAAGGACGTGAGCATCGCCGGCGATCCCACGACGCTCTACTACCCGCGGGTCCGCTTCACCTCCGAGGGCGGCGAGGTGGTGGAGGCGGAGTGCCTCACCGGCGTCGAGCCCCCACTCCCGCACGCGGGGGACGTCGTCGAGGTCCGCTACGACCCGGAGCACCCCACCGACGTGGAGATCGCCGGCGTCGACCCCCTGGTCTCTGCCGGGCGGAGCTCCTTCGTCATCGCCCGGGGACTGGTCGTCGTCGCGCTGGCGCTGCCGGTCGCGTGGTTGCTGCTGGCGCTGTTCGTCTGGGAGTGA
- a CDS encoding adenosine deaminase, with protein MSAVAEPTGLTRDVVLRAPKVLLHDHLDGGLRPQTIIELAAECGHELPAYDADALGAWFAESADSGSLERYLETFDHTVAVMQSGPAISRVARECVEDLAVDGVVYAEVRYAPEQHVEGGLTLDEVVAAVQEGFDAGVEAAGGRIVVRQLLTAMRHQARSMEIAELAVAWRDRGVAGFDIAGAEAGYPPTRHLDAFEYLQRENSHFTIHAGEGFGLPSIWQAIQWCGADRLGHGVRIIDDITVGDDGEVTLGRLAAYVRDKRIPLEMCPASNVQTGAAASIAEHPIGLLKKLRFRVTVNTDNRLMSRTSMTAELWDLAQAFGYGVRDLEWFTVNAMKSAFLPFDERFDLISRVIKPAYAELAGEPGLRS; from the coding sequence ATGAGCGCCGTCGCCGAACCTACCGGTCTGACTCGTGACGTGGTCCTGCGCGCCCCGAAGGTGCTGCTGCACGACCACCTCGACGGAGGGCTGCGCCCGCAGACGATCATCGAGCTCGCGGCCGAGTGCGGGCACGAGCTGCCGGCGTACGACGCCGACGCACTCGGCGCCTGGTTCGCCGAGTCCGCGGACTCCGGCTCGTTGGAGCGCTACCTGGAGACCTTCGACCACACCGTCGCCGTGATGCAGAGCGGGCCCGCGATCAGCCGGGTCGCGCGCGAGTGCGTCGAGGACCTCGCGGTCGACGGAGTCGTGTACGCCGAGGTCCGCTACGCACCCGAGCAGCACGTCGAGGGCGGACTGACCCTCGACGAGGTCGTCGCCGCCGTCCAGGAGGGCTTCGACGCCGGCGTCGAGGCGGCGGGCGGACGGATCGTCGTACGCCAGCTGCTCACGGCGATGCGCCACCAGGCGCGCTCCATGGAGATCGCCGAGCTGGCCGTCGCGTGGCGCGACCGCGGGGTCGCGGGCTTCGACATCGCCGGCGCCGAGGCGGGCTACCCGCCCACCCGACACCTGGACGCGTTCGAGTACCTCCAGCGCGAGAACTCCCACTTCACCATCCACGCCGGCGAGGGCTTCGGGCTGCCGTCGATCTGGCAGGCCATCCAGTGGTGCGGCGCCGACCGGCTCGGCCACGGCGTCCGGATCATCGACGACATCACCGTCGGCGACGACGGCGAGGTCACCTTGGGTCGGCTGGCGGCGTACGTCCGCGACAAGCGGATCCCGCTGGAGATGTGCCCGGCCTCCAACGTGCAGACCGGCGCGGCGGCCTCGATCGCCGAGCACCCGATCGGGCTGCTGAAGAAGCTCCGCTTCCGGGTCACGGTCAACACCGACAACCGGCTGATGAGCCGGACCTCGATGACCGCCGAGCTGTGGGACCTCGCCCAGGCCTTCGGGTACGGCGTCCGCGACCTGGAGTGGTTCACGGTCAACGCGATGAAGTCGGCGTTCCTGCCGTTCGACGAGCGGTTCGACCTGATCTCGCGGGTGATCAAGCCGGCGTACGCCGAGCTGGCCGGGGAGCCCGGGCTGCGCTCGTGA
- a CDS encoding MaoC family dehydratase: MRVFTSFDDVAAAAGEDLGSTDWVTIDQARVDTFAEATGDDQWIHVDVERAKDGPFGATIAHGYLTLSLVPWLGSQIFSLDTPGAKLNYGVNKVRFPNPLLVGKRVRGHAAFGDVTYLPAGKQLIIRYTVEIEGETKPACVAETVVLLLAD; encoded by the coding sequence TTGCGCGTGTTCACCAGCTTCGACGACGTCGCCGCCGCTGCCGGCGAGGACCTCGGCAGCACCGACTGGGTCACCATCGACCAGGCCCGGGTCGACACCTTCGCCGAGGCGACCGGCGATGACCAGTGGATCCACGTCGACGTCGAGCGCGCGAAGGACGGGCCCTTCGGCGCCACCATCGCGCACGGCTACCTCACCCTCTCGCTGGTCCCGTGGCTCGGCAGCCAGATCTTCAGCCTCGACACCCCGGGGGCGAAGCTCAACTACGGGGTCAACAAGGTGCGCTTCCCGAACCCGCTGCTCGTGGGCAAGCGGGTCCGCGGCCACGCTGCGTTCGGCGACGTCACCTACCTGCCGGCCGGCAAGCAGCTGATCATCCGCTACACCGTCGAGATCGAGGGCGAGACCAAGCCCGCCTGCGTCGCGGAGACCGTCGTACTCCTGCTCGCCGACTGA
- a CDS encoding bacterial transcriptional activator domain-containing protein yields MTTTSPAPTGPEGVRGPERFAAPAAEDERPSWGKVLGSIVVLLALLVGLPALLVLLTGAPPLPDGLPTKETLTEPLSIDAVFAVLRVVVWLAWLQFALCTAVEVVSLLRGGGLPRPVPLSGHSQALARALVGTILIGASVLGSSGAASAADDARAVERASTVAVQQTQDTDQAQDGAVAQDQVAEAEAEVDDAPRMKHVPGVPRDMTDVIGKKVAIVQPPSGHYHDNLWDIAERHLDDGRRWKEIFDLNKGRAQPDGLQLELGRLIQPGWVLIMPGDAHGVQRVQALEQHAPEQDQGGSGGASTVVDRDQVEETGADESAVQEAAPLLLGGLLSAMLAGAAIAERRRRRGLALGDDDLEAEVTLRIGSDEERVRWLDRALRGLSATCRAERVPLPQVYAATVSDDAVELRVAPPVAVAPAPWSVLDGGSRWRLDRDAEEPAESGHAPYPGLVCLGRDDHGTDVLLDLESVAGAVTVTGSPTVAREVVSALAVQLATAPWADDQRIWAYDLAPVLADVAGSPLLMVDDLTGHLNAWQRSSPARRAQEVLGGRLGRHPGAAPEYLVLGGLPGIAAGAQLDALGPADTRGLGVLSAVPVPGARWRLGIDDSGRLSIPLLDLEVDAVRLTADAADDLAALFTKVRTDTPLDVRDRISVPVPPHDHDDSHWRSAPIRVGVLGPLELRSAGQLDPARLDLATEVVVFLALQSAPVHPSVVGASVWPRGVTAEVRDATIARVRDWLGDDRDGNALLRETPEGRLHLAPDVAVDWHAFCVLARRARESDVGTERELLRRALQLVRGELIARRPVSRYSWLPRTRLERQAVDVVVDAAHRLAELSFDDDPAGATAACQAGLRLAPTSQVLWRDLLIAEDRNPDGPGTSAVVDEMVRALQTAKAPLEAETEALVIELLPHRPEGEVSA; encoded by the coding sequence ATGACCACGACCAGCCCCGCCCCCACCGGTCCCGAGGGAGTTCGCGGGCCCGAGCGGTTCGCCGCTCCCGCCGCAGAGGACGAGCGGCCCTCCTGGGGCAAGGTGCTCGGGTCCATCGTCGTGCTGCTGGCGCTGCTCGTCGGCCTGCCTGCCCTGCTCGTGCTGCTCACCGGCGCCCCGCCACTGCCCGACGGTCTCCCCACGAAGGAGACGCTGACCGAGCCGCTCAGCATCGACGCCGTGTTCGCGGTGCTCCGGGTCGTCGTCTGGCTGGCCTGGCTGCAGTTCGCGCTCTGCACCGCGGTCGAGGTGGTCAGCCTGCTCCGGGGCGGCGGACTGCCGCGGCCGGTGCCGCTCTCGGGGCACTCCCAGGCGCTGGCCCGCGCCCTGGTCGGCACCATCCTGATCGGTGCCTCCGTCCTCGGCAGCTCCGGTGCCGCGAGCGCGGCCGACGACGCGCGAGCGGTCGAGCGCGCGAGCACGGTCGCCGTGCAGCAGACCCAGGACACCGACCAGGCCCAGGACGGCGCCGTCGCGCAGGACCAGGTCGCCGAGGCCGAGGCCGAGGTGGACGACGCGCCGCGGATGAAGCACGTGCCCGGCGTGCCGCGCGACATGACCGACGTCATCGGCAAGAAGGTCGCGATCGTCCAACCCCCGTCGGGTCATTACCACGACAACCTCTGGGACATCGCCGAGCGTCATCTCGACGACGGCCGGCGCTGGAAGGAGATCTTCGACCTGAACAAGGGCCGGGCCCAGCCCGACGGCCTGCAGCTCGAGCTCGGCCGGCTGATCCAGCCCGGTTGGGTGCTGATCATGCCGGGCGACGCGCACGGCGTGCAGCGGGTGCAGGCGCTCGAGCAGCACGCGCCCGAGCAGGACCAGGGTGGCTCCGGTGGCGCGAGCACGGTCGTCGACCGGGACCAGGTCGAGGAGACCGGCGCCGACGAGAGCGCCGTCCAGGAGGCCGCGCCGCTGCTGCTCGGCGGGCTGCTCTCGGCGATGCTCGCCGGTGCGGCGATCGCGGAGCGCCGTCGCCGTCGTGGCCTCGCGCTCGGCGACGACGACCTCGAGGCCGAGGTGACGCTCCGGATCGGCTCCGACGAGGAGCGGGTCCGCTGGCTAGACCGCGCGCTGCGGGGCCTGAGTGCCACGTGTCGCGCCGAGCGGGTGCCGCTGCCACAGGTGTACGCCGCGACCGTCTCCGACGACGCCGTCGAGCTGCGGGTCGCCCCGCCCGTCGCGGTCGCGCCGGCGCCCTGGTCGGTCCTGGACGGTGGCAGTCGCTGGCGCCTGGACCGCGACGCGGAGGAGCCCGCCGAGAGCGGCCACGCGCCGTACCCCGGCCTGGTGTGCCTCGGCCGGGACGACCACGGGACCGACGTCCTGCTCGACCTGGAGTCCGTGGCCGGCGCGGTGACGGTGACCGGCTCGCCGACGGTGGCCCGCGAGGTCGTGTCGGCACTGGCCGTGCAGCTGGCGACCGCACCGTGGGCCGACGACCAGCGGATCTGGGCCTACGACCTCGCGCCGGTGCTCGCCGACGTCGCGGGCTCGCCGCTGCTGATGGTCGACGACCTGACCGGCCACCTCAACGCCTGGCAGCGCAGCTCGCCCGCGCGGCGGGCCCAGGAGGTCCTCGGGGGGCGGCTCGGACGCCACCCGGGCGCGGCGCCCGAGTACCTCGTGCTCGGTGGGCTGCCCGGCATCGCGGCCGGCGCCCAGCTCGACGCGCTCGGCCCGGCCGACACCCGGGGCCTGGGCGTGCTGTCCGCGGTCCCGGTGCCCGGTGCCCGGTGGCGGCTCGGCATCGACGACTCCGGTCGGCTCTCGATCCCGCTGCTCGACCTCGAGGTCGACGCGGTCCGGCTGACCGCCGACGCGGCCGACGACCTGGCCGCCCTGTTCACGAAGGTGCGCACGGACACGCCCCTCGACGTGCGCGACCGGATCTCCGTGCCGGTCCCGCCGCACGACCACGACGACAGCCACTGGCGCTCCGCGCCGATCCGGGTGGGCGTGCTCGGCCCGCTCGAGCTGCGCAGCGCGGGCCAGCTCGACCCGGCCCGCCTCGACCTCGCGACCGAGGTCGTCGTCTTCCTGGCCCTGCAGAGCGCTCCGGTGCACCCGAGCGTCGTCGGGGCCTCGGTGTGGCCGCGAGGCGTCACCGCCGAGGTCCGCGACGCGACCATCGCCCGGGTCCGCGACTGGCTCGGCGACGATCGCGACGGCAACGCGCTGCTGCGCGAGACCCCCGAGGGCCGGCTGCACCTGGCCCCCGATGTCGCCGTCGACTGGCACGCGTTCTGCGTGCTGGCCCGACGGGCGCGCGAGAGCGACGTCGGCACCGAGCGCGAGCTGCTGCGCCGGGCTCTCCAGCTGGTGCGGGGCGAGCTGATCGCCCGCCGCCCGGTGTCGCGCTACAGCTGGCTGCCGCGGACCCGTCTGGAGCGCCAGGCCGTCGACGTGGTGGTCGACGCCGCCCACCGGCTCGCCGAGCTCTCCTTCGACGACGACCCCGCGGGGGCGACGGCCGCCTGCCAGGCCGGGCTCCGGCTCGCGCCGACGTCGCAGGTGCTGTGGCGCGATCTGCTGATCGCGGAGGACCGCAACCCCGACGGCCCCGGCACGTCCGCCGTGGTCGACGAGATGGTGCGGGCGCTGCAGACGGCCAAGGCCCCGCTCGAGGCGGAGACGGAGGCGCTGGTCATCGAGCTGCTGCCGCACCGCCCCGAGGGCGAGGTCTCGGCCTGA
- a CDS encoding pilus assembly protein TadG-related protein, with product MRAVRRRRDERGAAATTFVVGMTVVLLACAGLVVDGGGALNARMKLADEVEQAARAGAQMIDETQLRENGVVRLNELAAEQRALEYLRERGHPNPYADAGLTSIVVTSDDMVEPTLLSLIAVPPFDIHATATAEAETQ from the coding sequence ATGAGAGCGGTCCGACGCCGCCGCGACGAGCGCGGGGCCGCCGCCACCACCTTCGTCGTCGGCATGACCGTCGTCCTGCTCGCCTGCGCCGGCCTGGTCGTCGACGGCGGTGGCGCCCTGAACGCCCGGATGAAGCTGGCCGACGAGGTCGAGCAGGCCGCTCGCGCGGGCGCCCAGATGATCGACGAGACCCAGCTGCGCGAGAACGGCGTGGTCCGGCTGAACGAGCTCGCAGCCGAGCAGCGGGCCCTGGAGTACCTGCGCGAGCGCGGTCACCCGAATCCGTACGCCGATGCCGGTCTGACCAGCATCGTCGTCACCTCGGACGACATGGTCGAGCCGACGCTGCTGAGCCTGATCGCCGTCCCTCCCTTCGACATCCACGCCACAGCCACCGCGGAGGCGGAAACCCAATGA
- a CDS encoding TadE family protein — MRRLLARLKGRVRGERGSMAVEMVLLTPVLMGFVMLIVAFGRYVSVQGDVEAAARDAARTASLQTSSSAADSAARSTVAASLDDLTSCSTVDVGGTWEAGGDVVVRLECSVSMSGLGLIGVPIRVDVDAESSVPLDPYRRYE; from the coding sequence CGCCGACTGCTGGCCCGACTGAAGGGTCGGGTGCGCGGCGAGCGCGGCTCGATGGCCGTCGAGATGGTGCTGCTGACCCCGGTGCTGATGGGCTTCGTGATGCTGATCGTGGCCTTCGGTCGCTACGTCTCGGTCCAGGGCGACGTCGAGGCCGCGGCCCGCGACGCGGCGCGGACCGCCTCGCTGCAGACCTCCAGCTCGGCGGCGGACAGTGCCGCCCGGTCCACGGTCGCAGCCTCGCTCGACGACCTGACCTCCTGCTCGACGGTCGACGTCGGCGGCACCTGGGAGGCGGGCGGCGACGTCGTCGTGCGCCTGGAGTGCTCGGTCTCGATGTCGGGCCTCGGCCTGATCGGGGTGCCGATCCGCGTCGACGTCGACGCCGAGAGCTCGGTGCCGCTCGACCCCTACCGGAGGTACGAATGA